The following are encoded together in the Serratia odorifera genome:
- a CDS encoding phosphatase — protein sequence MYPVDLHMHTVASTHAYSTLHDYIAEARQKGIKLFAITDHGPDMADAPHYWHFMNMHVWPRLVDGVGILRGIEANIKNRDGDIDCTGPMLTAIDVIIAGFHEPVFAPQDQATHTQAMIAAMAQGDVHIISHPGNPRYPIDIAEVAAAAARYNVALELNNSSFTHSRKGSEANCRRIAAAVRDAGGWLALGSDSHIAMSLGNFEHCERILAEVEFPQERILNVSPRRLLNFLEQRGKPAIAELADL from the coding sequence ATGTATCCCGTTGATCTACATATGCATACCGTCGCCAGTACCCACGCCTACAGCACGTTGCATGATTATATTGCCGAAGCCAGGCAGAAAGGCATCAAACTGTTCGCCATTACCGATCACGGACCGGATATGGCCGATGCGCCACATTATTGGCACTTTATGAATATGCACGTATGGCCGCGCCTGGTTGACGGTGTCGGTATCCTGCGCGGTATTGAGGCCAATATCAAAAACCGCGATGGCGACATTGATTGTACCGGTCCGATGCTCACGGCCATTGACGTAATCATTGCCGGCTTCCACGAACCGGTATTCGCGCCGCAGGATCAGGCAACGCACACCCAGGCGATGATTGCCGCCATGGCGCAGGGGGATGTGCATATCATCAGCCATCCGGGAAACCCGCGTTATCCGATTGACATTGCCGAGGTGGCTGCCGCGGCGGCACGCTATAACGTCGCATTGGAGTTGAATAACTCCTCGTTTACCCACTCTCGAAAAGGTAGCGAAGCCAATTGTCGGCGTATCGCCGCTGCGGTACGTGACGCCGGCGGCTGGCTGGCGTTGGGCTCCGATTCGCACATTGCCATGTCGCTGGGCAACTTCGAGCATTGTGAGCGCATCCTTGCCGAGGTGGAATTCCCACAGGAACGCATTCTGAACGTCAGTCCACGACGTCTGTTGAATTTTCTTGAGCAGCGTGGCAAGCCGGCGATTGCGGAATTGGCGGATTTGTGA
- a CDS encoding TorD/DmsD family molecular chaperone has protein sequence MNEFSIVCRVLGTLFYRQPQDPLLVPLFALIQEGKLQQHWPLEQDELLTRLQQGCEPHLLAADFNALFVGNECSVSPFRSTYVEGATESDVRAFLQQRGMPLSDAPADHFGSLLLAASWLEDQSQEDEAQAQITLFDEYLLPWCGRFLGKVEAHATSGFYRTLALITRDALQAMRDELAEYEDSDDDAQDEQ, from the coding sequence ATGAATGAGTTTTCCATCGTCTGTCGCGTGTTGGGTACGCTGTTTTACCGCCAACCACAAGATCCGTTGCTGGTGCCGCTGTTTGCGCTGATTCAGGAGGGGAAGCTGCAACAGCATTGGCCGCTTGAACAAGATGAGCTGCTGACGCGTTTGCAGCAGGGCTGCGAGCCGCATTTGCTGGCCGCCGATTTTAATGCGCTGTTCGTGGGTAACGAATGCAGCGTATCGCCGTTCCGCTCGACCTATGTCGAAGGTGCGACAGAAAGTGACGTTCGGGCGTTTCTGCAACAGCGTGGCATGCCGCTGAGTGACGCACCGGCCGATCACTTCGGTTCTTTATTGTTGGCGGCCTCATGGCTGGAAGACCAGTCGCAGGAAGATGAAGCGCAGGCGCAGATTACGTTGTTTGATGAGTATCTGTTGCCGTGGTGTGGTCGTTTTCTTGGCAAGGTGGAGGCACATGCTACCAGCGGTTTTTATCGTACCCTGGCGCTGATTACACGTGATGCCTTACAGGCTATGCGTGACGAATTGGCGGAATATGAAGACAGCGATGATGACGCGCAAGACGAACAGTAA